In Eretmochelys imbricata isolate rEreImb1 chromosome 14, rEreImb1.hap1, whole genome shotgun sequence, a genomic segment contains:
- the LOC144275077 gene encoding olfactory receptor 6N1-like: MADCRNQTAITEFFLLGFGDLPDLQILLFLMFLVIYMATVVGNTLIVVLVVADQHLHSPMYFFLGNLSCVETCYTSAIVPQMLASLLTGDRTVSVSGCIIQLYFFGSLVATECCLLAAMSYDRYLAICKPLHYLTLMNIRFSFQLAAGSWLNGFLGITIFVLFLSQLIFCGPNEIDYFYCDALPLIELSCSDTHQVILVDFILACVFTLPPFLLTLTSYMCIIATILRIPSTTGRQKAFSTCSSHLIVVTIFYGTLMIVYMLPKRDTLRDLNKVLSLCYTVLTPLVNPLIYSLRNKEVKEALRKAVSKCGFRKNVQRL, from the coding sequence atggcagactgcagaaaccaaacagccatcactgaattcttcctcctgggattcggggatctccctgacctgcaaattcttctcttcctgatgttcctagtgatctacatggcaaccgtggttgggaacaccctcattgtggtgctcgttgtggctgatcagcatcttcacagccccatgtacttcttcctggggaatttgtcctgcgtagagacctgctacacctcagcCATCGTGCCccagatgctggccagtctcctgactggggacagaaccgtctcagtcagtggctgcatcatacaactgtatttctttggttctctggtggctacagaatgctgtctcctagcagcgatgtcttatgatcggtatttagcaatATGTAAACCCCTGCACTATTTAACTCTTATGAATATCAGGTTTTCCTTCCAGttggctgctggctcctggttAAATGGTTTTTTGGGTATTACCATCTTTGTcttattcctatcacagttaatattctgtggcccaaatgaaattgactatttctattgtgatgccctcccactgatagagctctcctgcagtgacacccaccaGGTCATATTGGTGGATTTCATACTAGcctgtgtattcaccctgcctccattcctactaaccctgacgtcctacatgtgcatcatcgccaccatcctgagaatcccttccaccaccgggaggcaaaaggccttttccacctgctcctctcacctcattgtggtgacaattttctatggaaccctaatgattgtctacatgctaccgaaacgtgatacactgagagacctaaacaaagtgctctctctttgctacacggtcctgactcccctggtaaaccccctcatctacagcctgagaaacaaagaagtcaaggaagctttgaggaaagcagtcagtaaatgtggctttcgcaaaaacgtgcagagactctga